The Helicobacter mustelae genome has a segment encoding these proteins:
- a CDS encoding motility associated factor glycosyltransferase family protein, translating into MDIYDKNLTVLKRKDPLLALALMQVRANEKFEVYMDGKDPADFNIIQKKDFKPLFTHKPLEECLQKISDFVPYSYYPYLYFYGLGNGVFYKMLLGNEQLKRLVIIEPEIEILFIVLNLVDFSEEIWSDRVILLYGPHCNSVMIDSLFLMDKKSKLYSKVYDLHVFNFFYESYQENIKAISRDFIEVIEHNVISVGNDTRDAIIGLQQHIANLPDMLASPTLISLIKELKNRDTAIIVSTGPSLSKQIPLLKSIAPYVSIFCIDASFPILHKHGIKPDIVLSLERVEATAKFYTNTPKEAQEGVIFAITSIVHKSLKDAITKGIKQFSMRPFGYTNMFGFHQYGYLGIGMSAANMAYEMVVHSRFKRCILIGQDLAFGTDGSSHALDAVYGSREIKPKEEKVFVEKYGGGGEVETTLVWKLFLQFFETDIAHTPYKIEVINATEGGARIHGAIEMPFIEAIKDIPKTPKTPIVLQTPSKEEYDKNLALAIQKCQHIVEYGTEKKTQIEELFLKIAKFTEEIEELHRQNALDRIDFEEVGALNEELDGVKKLFEEVDFVNYFSDAIQSYIFHQELDIAKILVRYTKNEEERKAKQLEWLYAHKYWLFSLAGGMDCVIEIVRKSICDLTEIE; encoded by the coding sequence ATGGACATCTATGACAAAAATCTCACCGTACTCAAGCGCAAAGATCCTCTTTTGGCTCTAGCACTCATGCAAGTAAGGGCCAATGAAAAATTTGAAGTGTATATGGATGGCAAGGATCCCGCAGATTTCAACATCATCCAAAAAAAAGACTTCAAGCCGCTGTTTACCCACAAGCCGCTGGAGGAATGTCTGCAAAAAATTTCAGATTTTGTGCCCTATAGCTATTATCCCTATTTGTATTTTTATGGGTTGGGGAATGGGGTGTTTTACAAAATGCTTTTAGGCAATGAGCAGCTCAAGCGCCTTGTAATCATCGAGCCAGAGATTGAGATTTTGTTCATCGTGCTTAATCTCGTGGATTTTAGCGAGGAGATTTGGAGCGATCGAGTGATTTTGCTCTACGGACCTCATTGCAATAGCGTGATGATTGACTCACTTTTCCTGATGGACAAAAAAAGCAAGCTCTACTCCAAGGTCTATGATTTGCATGTGTTTAATTTCTTTTATGAAAGCTATCAAGAAAATATCAAGGCAATTAGCAGGGATTTTATTGAGGTGATTGAGCATAATGTCATCAGCGTAGGAAATGACACAAGGGATGCCATCATCGGCCTGCAGCAGCATATTGCAAACCTCCCAGATATGCTAGCCTCTCCCACGCTCATTAGTCTCATCAAAGAGCTAAAAAATCGCGATACTGCAATCATTGTCTCCACTGGTCCAAGCCTTAGCAAGCAAATTCCCCTATTAAAAAGTATCGCCCCTTATGTGAGCATTTTTTGCATCGATGCTTCTTTTCCTATTTTGCATAAGCATGGCATCAAGCCTGATATCGTGCTCTCTCTTGAGCGCGTAGAGGCCACGGCAAAATTCTATACCAACACGCCAAAAGAAGCCCAAGAAGGCGTGATTTTTGCCATCACCTCCATCGTGCACAAGAGCCTAAAAGATGCTATCACTAAGGGTATTAAGCAGTTTTCTATGCGCCCTTTTGGCTATACCAATATGTTTGGATTCCATCAATATGGATATTTGGGAATTGGGATGAGTGCTGCAAATATGGCCTATGAAATGGTGGTGCATTCGAGATTTAAGCGCTGTATTTTAATTGGGCAGGATTTAGCCTTTGGTACGGATGGCAGCTCTCATGCTTTGGATGCGGTTTATGGAAGCAGGGAAATCAAACCTAAAGAGGAAAAGGTATTTGTAGAGAAATATGGCGGGGGTGGCGAAGTGGAAACTACGCTTGTATGGAAGCTGTTTTTGCAATTTTTTGAGACAGATATCGCGCACACTCCTTATAAGATCGAAGTAATCAATGCCACTGAGGGAGGTGCGCGGATCCATGGAGCCATAGAAATGCCCTTCATAGAAGCCATCAAAGATATCCCCAAAACCCCAAAGACTCCCATAGTCTTGCAAACTCCAAGCAAGGAAGAATATGACAAAAATCTCGCCCTTGCAATCCAAAAATGCCAGCATATTGTGGAATATGGCACGGAGAAAAAAACACAGATTGAAGAGTTGTTTTTGAAAATTGCCAAATTTACTGAAGAGATTGAGGAACTACATCGCCAAAATGCGCTGGATAGAATTGATTTTGAAGAGGTTGGCGCATTGAATGAGGAGCTTGATGGGGTCAAAAAGCTCTTTGAAGAGGTGGATTTTGTGAATTATTTTAGCGATGCGATTCAGTCTTATATCTTTCACCAAGAGCTAGACATCGCTAAGATTCTTGTGCGCTATACAAAAAATGAAGAAGAGCGCAAGGCCAAACAGCTAGAATGGCTCTATGCGCATAAATACTGGCTTTTCTCGCTGGCTGGAGGCATGGACTGTGTGATTGAGATTGTAAGAAAGTCCATCTGTGATTTAACAGAAATTGAGTAG
- a CDS encoding flagellin B translates to MSFRINTNIAALNAHSIGVQTNRNIAGSLEKLSSGLRINKAADDASGMAIADSLRSQSESLGQAVRNANDAIGMIQIADKAMDEQLKILDTIKAKAIQAAQDGQSQESRRSLQSDIRRLMEELDNIANTTSFNGQQMLSGAFTNKEFQIGAYSNTTVKASIGPTSSDKIGHIRMETASFSGVGMLASAGGNNLTEVALNFKATDGVNSFELENVRISTSAGTGIGALSEVINRFSDKLGIRATYNVMATGTSPVMSGTVRGLVINGVRIGTVNEVRKNDSDGRLINAINSVKNQTGVEASLDITGRINLVSLDGRAISVHADGEASHVFGEGNFTGISGNNHAIVGRLTLIRTDARDIIVSGVNFSHIGLHSAQGVAETTANLRQLRGMFGADIASAAGANANKAQADINRQGIGAGVTSLKGAMIVMDMVDSARTQLDKVRSDMGSVQIQLVSTINNISTTQVNVKAAESQIRDVDFAAESANFSKNNILAQSGSFALAQANAVQQNVLRLLQ, encoded by the coding sequence ATGAGTTTTAGGATAAATACAAATATCGCGGCGCTAAATGCACATTCTATAGGTGTTCAGACAAATAGAAATATTGCAGGCTCTCTAGAAAAGCTTAGCTCTGGTCTAAGAATCAACAAAGCAGCAGATGATGCTTCAGGGATGGCAATTGCAGATAGTCTGAGAAGCCAGAGTGAGAGTTTGGGACAGGCAGTGAGAAATGCCAATGATGCCATTGGTATGATACAAATTGCTGATAAGGCGATGGATGAGCAACTAAAAATTTTAGATACCATCAAGGCAAAGGCCATCCAAGCAGCCCAAGATGGTCAAAGCCAAGAATCCAGAAGATCGCTTCAAAGTGATATTAGGAGATTGATGGAGGAGCTTGATAATATCGCAAATACGACGAGCTTCAATGGTCAGCAAATGCTCTCAGGTGCATTTACAAATAAAGAATTTCAAATTGGTGCGTATTCTAACACTACTGTAAAGGCATCCATTGGCCCCACAAGCTCAGATAAAATCGGACATATTAGGATGGAAACTGCATCATTTAGCGGTGTGGGCATGCTTGCTAGTGCTGGGGGAAATAACCTCACAGAAGTGGCGCTAAATTTTAAGGCGACAGATGGGGTGAATAGTTTTGAACTAGAAAACGTAAGAATTTCTACTTCAGCGGGCACGGGGATTGGCGCTTTGAGTGAGGTCATCAACCGCTTCTCTGACAAATTGGGCATACGAGCTACTTATAATGTTATGGCAACAGGGACAAGTCCTGTGATGTCTGGGACGGTACGCGGACTTGTGATTAATGGTGTGAGAATTGGGACGGTTAATGAAGTGCGCAAAAATGACTCAGATGGAAGGCTTATCAATGCGATTAACTCAGTCAAAAATCAAACAGGCGTGGAAGCATCACTGGATATCACAGGAAGAATCAATCTTGTTTCTTTGGATGGAAGGGCGATCTCTGTACATGCAGATGGCGAGGCCTCTCATGTTTTTGGCGAGGGGAATTTCACTGGAATCTCTGGCAATAACCATGCCATCGTAGGACGTCTCACACTCATCCGCACAGATGCTAGAGACATCATCGTAAGTGGCGTGAATTTCTCTCACATTGGTCTTCACTCCGCTCAAGGAGTGGCTGAGACCACAGCCAACCTCAGACAACTCAGGGGAATGTTTGGTGCAGATATTGCATCTGCTGCTGGCGCCAATGCCAACAAAGCCCAGGCAGATATCAATAGACAGGGGATTGGCGCTGGGGTGACCAGTCTCAAGGGTGCAATGATTGTCATGGATATGGTGGACTCTGCACGCACTCAGCTAGATAAAGTCCGCTCAGACATGGGTTCTGTGCAGATCCAACTGGTGTCTACCATCAATAATATCTCCACCACTCAGGTAAATGTCAAGGCTGCAGAATCACAAATTAGAGATGTGGATTTTGCTGCAGAATCTGCAAACTTCTCCAAAAACAATATCTTGGCTCAAAGCGGAAGCTTCGCGCTAGCCCAGGCCAATGCTGTCCAACAAAATGTCTTAAGACTTTTGCAATAA
- a CDS encoding metal ABC transporter solute-binding protein, Zn/Mn family codes for MKKILGVWMVLFGFVLAQVKVAVSIQPQEFFVQKIGGDLVQTYVLVPPSKNPENYEPLISQMKSLKDAQLYLGIGMDFEERWKMRFASANPKMEFVNLAAMQEEFPHEDSHDEKDHHDEDRHDVHVWMSMEFAFKQAEKITELLSAKDPKNAAIYHKNLESFLQELKNLDQKIKQIFAQKGVKKEFLVFHPAFEYLAKEYDLTEWAVEEHNKEAKIKHLQKINRIIKTQDLKVIYMQPQFSQRQVELLAKTHHLKISTLDPFARQWDKNLLDIVEKIAYQK; via the coding sequence ATGAAAAAAATCCTAGGTGTTTGGATGGTTTTGTTTGGTTTTGTTTTGGCACAGGTCAAGGTGGCTGTGAGCATCCAGCCTCAGGAGTTTTTTGTGCAAAAAATTGGAGGAGATTTGGTGCAAACCTATGTGCTTGTACCTCCTAGCAAAAATCCTGAGAATTATGAGCCCTTGATCTCACAGATGAAATCTCTAAAAGATGCGCAGCTCTACCTTGGCATTGGAATGGATTTTGAAGAGCGGTGGAAGATGCGATTTGCCAGCGCAAACCCAAAAATGGAATTTGTCAATCTCGCAGCGATGCAAGAAGAATTCCCGCATGAAGATTCTCATGATGAAAAAGATCATCACGATGAGGATCGCCATGATGTTCATGTATGGATGTCCATGGAATTTGCATTCAAACAAGCTGAGAAAATTACAGAGCTTTTGAGCGCAAAAGATCCCAAAAATGCAGCGATATATCACAAAAATCTCGAGAGCTTTTTGCAAGAGCTCAAAAATCTCGATCAAAAAATCAAGCAGATTTTTGCGCAAAAGGGAGTCAAAAAGGAATTTTTGGTATTTCATCCTGCATTTGAATACCTAGCCAAAGAATATGATCTCACAGAATGGGCAGTGGAAGAGCATAACAAAGAGGCAAAGATTAAACACCTCCAAAAGATTAATCGCATCATTAAAACTCAGGATCTGAAAGTCATCTACATGCAGCCCCAATTCTCCCAAAGACAGGTGGAACTCCTAGCAAAAACCCATCATCTCAAAATCTCTACGCTAGATCCATTTGCTAGGCAGTGGGATAAAAATTTGCTAGACATTGTCGAAAAAATCGCCTATCAAAAATAA
- a CDS encoding SH3 domain-containing C40 family peptidase, protein MLRFGSVFGLLFFLFLLGCSHKLQVTTPTLPQDVNHYLTHQMSLGLPMPPNIQDILAKKYLEQWYSPWSSAPNPKRSEVFWVAPSLKKIQSYGPNLKPYPPEEIQKIYDSMDMGHYPSAKIKAIITEDTAVRAVPSSLPRYKSQTNFPFDRWQNSLIFQGTPVLITHYNLTRDWAHIQSSFVYGWVKVSQLAKITDKDEKFLTTKKSYIIPNRDHIPIYDEHKDFLAMARMGEIFPIEEENKDHYAIALVYRRGDGSVGFKRAMVDKKDFSLFPKKLDAENMAKIIDSMMGQFYAWGGKLDSRDCSAFIRDSFANFGIYLPRNSAAQAKYPGNMVDLKSMTPKQKEQYILKNATPFATLLWLKGHIMLYLGEHEGRAVVAHSIWSVTSEKNFVKSENLFGSVVITTLVPAKNGIFSKQKTLLDRVLGMSDIYAYVLNLGEEKK, encoded by the coding sequence TTGCTAAGGTTTGGTAGTGTATTTGGACTTTTATTTTTTCTCTTTTTGCTAGGCTGCAGTCACAAACTTCAAGTCACCACTCCCACATTGCCCCAGGATGTAAATCACTACCTTACACATCAAATGAGCCTGGGGCTCCCTATGCCGCCCAATATTCAAGATATCTTGGCAAAGAAATATCTAGAGCAGTGGTATAGCCCTTGGTCCTCTGCCCCCAATCCCAAACGCTCAGAGGTTTTTTGGGTGGCTCCATCTCTAAAAAAAATCCAAAGCTATGGCCCCAATCTCAAGCCCTATCCCCCAGAAGAGATCCAAAAAATCTATGATTCCATGGATATGGGACATTATCCCTCTGCTAAAATCAAAGCCATCATCACAGAAGACACCGCTGTGCGCGCGGTGCCATCCAGCCTGCCGCGCTACAAATCCCAGACAAATTTTCCCTTTGATCGTTGGCAAAATTCTCTGATCTTTCAGGGCACACCTGTCTTGATTACGCATTACAATCTCACTCGTGATTGGGCGCATATCCAAAGCAGCTTTGTCTATGGCTGGGTCAAGGTGAGCCAACTCGCCAAGATCACAGACAAGGATGAGAAATTTTTGACGACAAAAAAAAGCTACATCATCCCCAATCGTGACCACATTCCCATCTATGATGAACACAAAGATTTTTTGGCCATGGCGCGCATGGGTGAGATCTTCCCCATAGAAGAAGAAAACAAAGATCATTATGCAATCGCACTAGTTTATAGACGCGGGGATGGGAGTGTAGGGTTTAAGAGGGCGATGGTGGATAAGAAGGATTTTTCTTTATTTCCCAAGAAGCTGGATGCAGAGAATATGGCCAAGATTATTGATAGTATGATGGGGCAGTTTTATGCCTGGGGAGGGAAACTAGATAGCAGGGATTGCTCTGCATTTATCCGTGATAGCTTTGCAAATTTTGGCATCTATTTGCCCAGAAACTCTGCTGCACAAGCAAAATATCCAGGCAATATGGTAGACTTGAAATCCATGACTCCCAAACAAAAGGAACAATACATTCTGAAAAATGCCACACCCTTTGCCACGCTTTTGTGGCTCAAGGGGCATATTATGCTTTATTTGGGAGAGCATGAGGGTAGGGCAGTGGTGGCCCATAGCATTTGGAGTGTGACGAGCGAAAAAAATTTCGTCAAATCAGAGAACTTGTTTGGAAGCGTGGTGATTACGACATTGGTTCCAGCCAAAAATGGAATCTTTTCCAAGCAAAAAACATTGCTAGATAGGGTTTTGGGGATGTCAGATATTTATGCTTATGTTTTGAATTTGGGAGAGGAGAAAAAATGA
- a CDS encoding FAD-dependent oxidoreductase, with protein MREFDVVIIGGGVSGCAAFYVLSEYTNVKSIAIVDKCDKWANISSSSKANSQTIHDGSIETNYTAEKAKKVRLSALKVRNYALQKNLQNKVIFEDQKMAIGIGDKECDVMKQRYEDFLDVFPDMQFFDKQKIKLLEPKVIEGYDGRDRFEDVVGMGYEKAWCAMNFGLLSEHFIEEGMNKGKENQTFLNFWVKKIEPRGDGYAVISKENEEIYAKFVLVDAGSYALPLAQSMGYGMDLGCLPVAGSFYFVPDLLRGKVYTVQNPKLPFAALHGDPDVVIKGKTRIGPTALAMPKLERGKHWYSKLSLELLKLDLNMDVMKIAADLLMDKEIRDYVIKNMIFEMPYIGKRKFLKDARKIIPSLRLSDLHYAEGFGEVRPQVLDRKARKLVLGEKKIATQRGITFNMTPSPGATSCLQNAMIDAEEIVQYLQCNFEKERFLKELCPEELDA; from the coding sequence ATGCGTGAGTTTGATGTAGTGATTATTGGTGGAGGCGTTTCTGGTTGCGCGGCTTTTTATGTTTTGAGTGAATATACAAATGTCAAAAGCATCGCCATCGTGGACAAATGTGATAAATGGGCAAATATTAGCTCAAGCTCCAAGGCAAATTCTCAAACCATTCATGATGGCTCGATTGAAACCAATTACACCGCAGAGAAAGCAAAAAAGGTGCGTCTATCTGCACTCAAAGTACGAAACTATGCCTTGCAGAAAAATCTGCAAAATAAAGTCATCTTTGAAGATCAAAAAATGGCCATTGGCATAGGTGACAAAGAATGCGATGTGATGAAGCAGCGTTATGAGGATTTTTTAGATGTATTTCCTGACATGCAGTTTTTTGATAAGCAAAAAATCAAGCTCCTAGAGCCCAAGGTTATCGAGGGATATGATGGGAGAGATAGATTTGAAGATGTCGTAGGCATGGGATATGAAAAAGCATGGTGTGCGATGAATTTTGGGCTTTTGAGTGAGCATTTTATAGAAGAGGGCATGAACAAGGGCAAGGAAAATCAGACATTTTTGAATTTCTGGGTAAAAAAAATCGAGCCTAGGGGCGATGGCTATGCAGTTATCTCAAAGGAAAATGAAGAAATTTATGCGAAGTTTGTATTAGTGGATGCAGGCTCTTATGCACTGCCACTGGCTCAATCTATGGGTTATGGAATGGATTTGGGATGTTTGCCTGTGGCGGGGAGTTTTTATTTTGTACCAGATCTTTTGCGCGGCAAGGTTTACACAGTGCAAAATCCAAAACTTCCCTTTGCTGCATTACATGGGGATCCTGATGTGGTCATCAAAGGCAAGACTCGTATCGGCCCCACTGCGCTTGCGATGCCAAAGCTAGAGCGCGGCAAGCATTGGTATAGCAAATTAAGCCTAGAGCTTTTAAAGCTCGATCTTAATATGGATGTGATGAAAATCGCTGCAGATTTGCTGATGGATAAGGAAATCCGAGACTATGTAATCAAAAATATGATTTTTGAGATGCCCTATATCGGAAAGCGCAAGTTTTTGAAAGATGCACGCAAAATCATCCCCTCCCTCCGACTCTCTGATTTGCATTATGCAGAGGGATTTGGAGAAGTGCGTCCTCAGGTGCTAGATAGAAAGGCGCGCAAACTTGTGCTTGGGGAGAAAAAGATTGCCACACAAAGGGGTATCACCTTCAATATGACGCCATCCCCTGGAGCGACTAGCTGCCTGCAAAATGCCATGATTGATGCTGAGGAGATTGTACAGTATTTGCAATGTAATTTTGAAAAAGAGAGATTTTTAAAAGAGTTGTGCCCAGAAGAATTAGATGCTTGA
- a CDS encoding metal ABC transporter ATP-binding protein gives MSRGENRSRAGDEIGSGDNTKVSSTTDVSSARDGTKVSGEGQASVASVKEIFTGHEKNLASQKNTLERAKSPHQNPSAITGEQKEAVITCRDLYFAYTRDYVLKNVNFQVHKNDFLAVIGPNGGGKTTLIKLLLGLLQPSSGEIIFQEGMREKIGYVPQDTSINTDFPIQVMDVVRMGFLRPSLFGFRTQKKDDREAMKILERLGIAHLSTKKIGELSGGQRQRVLIARALCGNPKIIVLDEPTSNIDSKTQKEIYHLLKQLSEFHTIIVISHDISVLLGFASKVLSVNKEVISHDMPKLELSIDGHICEIDILNKMLERE, from the coding sequence ATGAGCAGGGGTGAAAACAGGAGTAGGGCAGGGGATGAGATTGGCAGTGGAGATAACACTAAAGTTTCTAGCACTACTGATGTGAGTAGCGCGCGTGATGGCACTAAAGTTTCTGGGGAGGGGCAAGCCTCAGTGGCGAGTGTGAAGGAGATTTTTACAGGTCATGAAAAAAATCTAGCAAGTCAAAAAAACACATTGGAGCGTGCAAAATCCCCGCACCAAAACCCCAGCGCAATTACTGGTGAGCAAAAAGAAGCAGTGATTACCTGCAGGGATTTGTATTTTGCCTATACTAGAGACTATGTGCTAAAAAATGTAAATTTTCAAGTCCATAAAAATGATTTTTTGGCAGTGATTGGGCCTAATGGTGGAGGCAAGACCACATTGATTAAATTACTGCTAGGACTGCTGCAACCAAGCAGTGGGGAGATTATTTTCCAAGAGGGCATGAGGGAGAAGATTGGCTATGTACCCCAAGATACCAGCATCAACACAGATTTCCCCATCCAGGTGATGGATGTGGTGCGTATGGGATTTTTGAGGCCCAGTCTTTTTGGTTTTCGCACCCAAAAAAAAGATGATAGAGAGGCTATGAAGATTTTAGAGCGCCTTGGCATCGCACATCTATCCACCAAAAAAATCGGTGAACTATCTGGTGGTCAGAGGCAGAGAGTTTTGATTGCGCGGGCATTATGCGGGAATCCAAAGATCATCGTGCTGGATGAACCCACTTCCAATATTGATTCTAAGACCCAGAAGGAAATTTATCATTTATTGAAGCAATTGAGTGAATTTCATACTATAATTGTGATTAGTCATGACATATCCGTCTTACTTGGTTTTGCTTCCAAAGTCTTGTCTGTGAATAAAGAAGTCATTAGCCATGATATGCCAAAACTGGAATTATCTATAGATGGCCATATATGCGAGATTGATATTTTGAATAAAATGCTAGAAAGGGAATAA
- a CDS encoding arsenate reductase family protein produces MIKVYGIPNCGSVKKAREFLENRGVGYEFVDFKKCPPSKELLESWVKEKGIDVVLNAKGMTYKKLRLKEKNLSTEEKITACLENPSLIKRPVILGGKELIIGFDERSYEVVFC; encoded by the coding sequence ATGATAAAAGTTTATGGGATTCCTAATTGTGGAAGTGTGAAAAAAGCAAGAGAGTTTTTAGAAAATAGGGGCGTTGGTTATGAATTTGTAGATTTCAAAAAATGCCCACCATCAAAAGAGTTGCTAGAATCTTGGGTCAAAGAAAAGGGTATAGATGTGGTGCTCAATGCCAAGGGCATGACATACAAAAAACTAAGACTCAAGGAGAAAAATCTAAGCACTGAGGAGAAAATCACTGCCTGCCTAGAGAATCCAAGCCTCATCAAGCGCCCTGTGATCTTGGGGGGAAAAGAGCTTATTATTGGATTTGATGAGCGCTCTTATGAGGTCGTCTTTTGCTAA
- the topA gene encoding type I DNA topoisomerase encodes MKKLIIVESPAKAKTIQNFLGEEYQVIASKGHIRDLPKMRFGIHIKQESFEARYVIDEDHQEIAKNIKELAKQSSQVYIATDEDREGEAIGYHITQAIAKDPQSFPRIVFHEITKTAIQDALANPRNIDMNKVNAQQARRFLDRIVGFKLSSLVSSKIAKGLSAGRVQSAALKIIIDKEREIQKFIPLDYYSIEGNFLGLSAQLIAYQGKKLKEQEITEEARAKQMQENLQKNLYTIGDLQKKSKKSPTPPPFMTSTLQQSASNLLGYSPTRTMSIAQKLYEGVQTHQGYMGVITYMRTDSLNIAKIAQDQAREHILKAFGQAYLPKKPKIYATKNKSAQEAHEAIRPTNLDFTPEIAKNYLKNEELKLYTLIYHRFLASQMEDAILESQSITFIGEEGEFKANGRRLLFDGFYKVLGNEDKDKLLPELEVGAKIKPQSLEVNKHTTQPPARYSEASLIKILESLGIGRPSTYAPTIALLNSRYYIKIENKQIHPQESAFKVIEMLENHFDKIVDATFSASLETKLDEIAENKQNWQKFLWDFYEPFMEQINAGKTDIASQKMKIPTGEYCPQCGSELLLRESRYGEFTACGAYPKCKYIKPQEEEGEKDPESCEKCGKPMVTKMGRNGSFLACSAYPECKNTKSLLAKPSQQKVLEGVACPECGGEILLRNSRRGAFYGCSNYPKCNFLSKFPPTNHKCPECNYLMNDRTYRGRAIFECIKCKHRVDQ; translated from the coding sequence ATGAAAAAATTGATTATTGTAGAATCTCCCGCAAAGGCAAAGACTATTCAGAATTTTTTGGGGGAAGAATATCAGGTCATCGCCTCCAAAGGACACATCCGCGACCTGCCAAAGATGCGGTTTGGCATCCATATCAAACAAGAGAGTTTTGAGGCAAGATATGTCATTGATGAGGATCATCAAGAAATCGCCAAGAATATCAAAGAGCTAGCCAAGCAATCCTCCCAGGTTTACATTGCAACCGATGAGGATCGAGAGGGTGAGGCGATTGGCTATCATATCACCCAGGCCATAGCCAAAGATCCCCAGAGCTTCCCGCGCATCGTCTTTCATGAGATCACAAAAACGGCTATACAAGATGCCCTAGCCAATCCTAGAAACATCGATATGAATAAAGTCAATGCCCAGCAAGCTAGAAGATTTCTAGATCGCATCGTAGGCTTTAAGCTAAGCTCCCTAGTTTCTAGTAAGATCGCCAAGGGTCTTAGCGCAGGAAGGGTGCAAAGCGCAGCGTTAAAAATCATCATTGACAAAGAAAGAGAGATACAGAAATTTATCCCACTGGATTACTACAGCATAGAAGGCAATTTCCTAGGCCTATCTGCGCAGCTCATCGCCTATCAGGGCAAAAAACTAAAAGAACAAGAGATTACAGAGGAAGCACGTGCAAAGCAGATGCAAGAAAACTTACAAAAAAATCTCTACACTATCGGGGACCTGCAAAAAAAATCCAAAAAATCCCCCACCCCCCCGCCTTTCATGACCTCGACATTGCAGCAAAGCGCTTCTAATTTGCTAGGCTACTCGCCCACAAGGACCATGAGCATCGCCCAAAAACTCTATGAAGGAGTCCAAACCCATCAGGGTTACATGGGAGTCATCACCTATATGAGGACAGATAGCCTCAATATCGCAAAAATCGCCCAGGACCAAGCGCGCGAACACATCCTCAAAGCATTTGGGCAGGCCTATCTACCCAAAAAGCCCAAAATCTATGCCACCAAAAACAAAAGTGCCCAAGAGGCCCATGAAGCCATCCGCCCCACAAATCTAGACTTCACTCCAGAGATTGCCAAAAACTATCTTAAGAATGAAGAATTAAAGCTTTATACCCTAATCTATCATCGCTTCCTTGCCTCGCAAATGGAGGATGCGATTTTAGAGAGTCAAAGCATCACCTTTATCGGTGAAGAGGGAGAGTTCAAAGCCAATGGGCGCAGACTCCTTTTTGATGGATTTTATAAAGTGCTTGGAAATGAAGACAAAGACAAGCTTTTGCCAGAATTAGAGGTGGGCGCAAAGATCAAACCACAATCCCTAGAGGTCAACAAACATACCACACAACCCCCTGCCCGCTATTCAGAGGCCTCTTTGATAAAAATACTAGAGAGCCTAGGGATTGGGCGGCCTAGCACCTATGCCCCCACCATCGCCCTGCTCAATAGCCGCTACTACATCAAGATCGAAAACAAGCAAATCCATCCACAAGAAAGTGCCTTCAAGGTTATCGAGATGCTAGAAAATCATTTTGATAAAATCGTGGATGCGACCTTTAGTGCTTCATTAGAAACTAAGCTTGATGAGATTGCAGAAAATAAGCAGAATTGGCAAAAATTCCTCTGGGATTTTTATGAACCCTTCATGGAGCAAATCAATGCTGGCAAGACAGACATTGCCTCCCAAAAAATGAAAATTCCCACGGGCGAATACTGTCCACAATGTGGCAGCGAGCTTCTTTTGCGCGAGAGCCGCTATGGAGAATTCACCGCCTGTGGTGCCTACCCCAAATGCAAATACATCAAACCCCAAGAAGAAGAGGGAGAAAAAGATCCTGAGTCTTGTGAGAAATGCGGAAAGCCCATGGTGACAAAAATGGGACGCAATGGCAGCTTTTTGGCCTGCAGTGCCTACCCAGAGTGCAAAAACACCAAAAGTCTCTTAGCCAAACCCTCCCAGCAAAAGGTGCTAGAGGGTGTTGCTTGCCCAGAATGTGGCGGAGAGATCTTGCTGCGAAATAGCCGCAGGGGGGCGTTTTATGGTTGTTCTAATTATCCTAAATGCAATTTTCTCTCCAAATTCCCCCCCACCAATCACAAATGCCCTGAATGCAACTATCTCATGAATGATCGCACCTACAGAGGCAGGGCAATTTTTGAATGCATCAAATGCAAACATAGGGTCGATCAATGA